The nucleotide sequence TGGCAGCGTTATCACCTGCGGTCCTTAGTTCCTCACCGGAGGGCATGTATTTGGCCCTGACTGCTACGGGCTTAGCTGGCAAGTTAGCAGCTTTTACACGGCActtccaaaacacaaaaatagaCGTTCAACAAATAGTTGAAGTTTAACACctattttgcattattttgcaTTACTGGTGTGCCCGCTGGAGTTTCCATGCCTCAGCTATGTCGAAGTCCACGCCTGGCACTGTGAGGCGCGGCTCTCCAGGGGACTGCTCACCCCGGGCTGCTCTCGGGGGAGGCGTTTGAgggcagaggctgtgctgagcagtgcaGTCAGAGCAGTGCCTCTGCTTTAGCCGACATTCCTGCCATCCCCGCACATTCCCTAACGCgcacctcctcctctccagcgGCTCCGGGAACGCTTCGCTTCGCCCCGCGCGGTACAGCCCACTGCCGGCCGCGGGGGGAGGGCGCCCGGAACACACCAACCCTCGCTCAGCGGAGGGTGGCACGGCCGCCCGCTTCCCCCCGGCGTCCCCCTGTGGGCGGGGCAGCGGTGatgggcagggccaggagccaaTCAGCGAGgccgccggggcggggcggccggaAGCAGTGCCGGGCGGAAGCGCCGCGGGGCCGtgagcggggcagggcagggctgggagcgccggggcgggacggggccgagccgagccgagccgagccgagccgagccgagccgagccgagccgagccgagccggggATACAGCGCGCAGCCGGGATACGGAGCTGAGCGGGATACGGAGCTGAGGCGGCCGCCCCCCTAGTGATGCGCGCCCCGCAGGGGCTGCCGGCCCGCTGAGGTCGGTGCGAGGAGCGCtggcggcggcgccgcggccATGCCGTGCACCTGCGGGAACTGGCGGCGATGGATCCGGCCGCTCGTGGTGCTGCTCTACATCGTGGGGCTGCTGGTGGTCGTGCCGCTCTGCGTGTGGGAGCTGCAGAAGCTGGAGGTGAGGGGCGCGGCCGGGACGCTCCGCCGGGGCCGCTGGCAGCGGGCTCGGCTCCGGGCGGGATCCAGCGGGGAAACGTGTTACCTCATCAGCGTCTAACAGTATCGAAAGCgggggtgccaagaggatggatccaggctctgctccgtggtgctgagcaataggacaaggggcaacGGCcgaaactgatgcacaggaagttccacctgaacatgaggaagaacttccttactgtgcagtgaccacACACTGGAATAGATTGGCCAGAGGGGGTGTGGAGTTTTCCCTGCCAGAGATATTCAAGAGCCACCTGGGCGCAATCCTGTGCCaggtgctctgggatgaccctgcttgagcagggagcttggaccagatgacccactgtggtcccctCCAACCCGACCCATTCTGTGaatggagaggctggagaagtGCCGTGGTGCTGCTGGATACATTTGTCCTGCTGCTAAAGCCCTAGTGAACTAGGAACAGGGAAGGAAGCTAGTGAACAAAGGAACAGGGCAGTGTTTGTTTCGCCTTCTGTTTCCATAATAGTTGGTGCTTGAACACCAACAATTGCTAGGTACAATTCTGAAGAAATTCCAGTCAGCCAAGAGTCACAGAGTgacagaatgggtcaggttggaggggaccacagtgggtcatctgctCCAACCTTactgctccagcagggtcatcccagagcacctGGCActggattgtgtccagatggttctggagTATCTCtagtgagggagactccacaccttctctgggtaatctgttctgcagcttggtcactgcacagtgaaaatgttcttcctcgtgttcaggtggaatttcctgtgcatcggtttctgcccactgcctcttgtcctactgcttggcaccaccaagaagagcctggctctctCCATAAGTTCATCCAAGAACTCAGGTTTTGAAACTTAATAGTAATGTTGGTGTTCATAAAGGTGTTTCTGTCTGATCAGGGAGAATTTAGTAGAACATCTTTACTGGTAGAGAAGCTCCTTTTTCATGCTGGTGGTACATAATAGTGGTGTGTGAATTGCACACACATATGATCACATTGCTTCTCTAAcaagaagtaaaattttaaCCTTAAAATACACGTATTGCTCAATATGATACAGGTCTGTGCCCCTGGAGGTAGGCTTTTTCAGGGTATAATTTTCAGGACTTAATGACAGTAAGATCTGTCTTGAATGTGTTAGAATTTTCTGATGCATAATGCATGTTCAGCATAATGGGTGTTTATATTGAAGTTATACCATTAAGTCTGAGACTTGTAGAGAAACTGATGAGAAGCAAAACtggaaagcaacagaaaacatgGGATGTTGATGTAAAGTAGGGGATTAGTGAAGAGAATcaaaagaaactgagaagaGTCTCTTATGTTTCTCAGGTTTTGGTATTTAggattattatttatttttcagagaggTTTGGTTTAAAATTTCAGCCCTGTGTTTTAGCAGACACTGTGGTTTTGTGTATATACATTCatatgtatttcagtttgttaaATGAAACTAATTGATTATTAGTTGGAACTTGATTTTAAGGCTAAAAAGTCTTTAAATCCACAGGTTTTTAGAAACTTTATAATGCAGCACTGAATCAAGACAAGTTCCAGACCTAAAGCAAGGAATCTGTTGTGGGTTTCAGTCAATTAAGTACTGggcatttctttgtttttgtagaATGTTTTGTGTACTTGAAATACTTGAAAGTATTAAAACTGAAACTTTGATCTTGCAAGGTTGGAATTCATACCAAGGCATGGTTTATCGCTGGGATATTTCTACTAATGACTATACCAATATCTCTCTGGGGGATACTACAACACTTAGTCCATTATACTCAACCTGAATTACAGAAACCAATAATAAGgtaatatttcactttttatcTATGCTACAAATATTGGATTTAATTCcaactaaaaatacttttagtaACATAGAATGTTCTTTTGTTATTGTAACAGGATTCTGTGGATGGTGCCGATTTACAGTTTAGACAGTGTAAGTGTTCTCTTACTGTTAACAGCCCAATCAAATTCTGTTTGTTGTGGGAGTGAGGGAAAACAGTATCACAGCAGAAACTGTGCTGCATGGAGGGTAGGCTGGTAGTCCTAGAAACTTCTGTCCATTCCTGTTTATAGATTTTGTCAGAAGCATAGTTCTAGTCATACTATGTTCTTCTTCTGGAGATTTGGGGTTGCTTTTGATAACCTTTCTTAACCCTGTCCTTGAGTATCCTTTATGACAGATGTGGAAGGGGTTATGACAGGAACCTGCTTTTGGTCCTTCCATCTtaagagcagaagcagaaacCAGGCTGATCCAGGAGCTGAgtcaaaattcagaaataattcaGTGCTGTACCTTCCTTACCCAAGTTAGGCTTATTACAAAAATTCTTTCCAAGGTTATGCTTAGTGCTAAAATTATTCCTCTTTGCTTCAGGGGGCAAAGGATAATATGTTTTGCAGAGTGCAACAGCAGTGTGATACTCAGAAACTGAGACCTGTGACAGCTGATCCATAACCACagtttcactaaaaaaaaaagaagaaaccttTTTGGTCTGAAACTCTGGTTGAGAGAGTTGTGTACTACAGGTGGAATCTGAagttctgtgtgtgtttttacaGAATGTTACTTTGTAGCTGTAGCATTGTTCTCCCATTAGCCCAatgctcccagccctgtttgATCAGTGCCTGCTGGCTCATGAGCTTGCTGAACCAGTGTTGTCGCTGGAatcccttttgtctttcttgcaCGTAACCTCTTGTGTACCTCTCTTCTTGCAGTGGATAGCTTTGAAATACCCCAAGATTGCAATATATGTGGATACATGTCGAGAGTGCTATGAAGCTTATGTCATCTATAACTTTatggtttttctttcaaattactTAACCAACCGGTACCCAAACCTCGTGTTAATAATAGAAGCGAAAGACCAGCAGAGACACCTGCCCCCTCTCTGTTGCTGTCCATCGTGGGCTATGGGAGAGTGAGTATATGATGACATCTTCAAGCTTTAGGCTGTGTAGGCAGAtccaaacattttgttttcatatttagcAGCATAACTTTTGCTGCTTGACAGAGTCAGTTTAtggtttgtttgtgtttaaTCAGCTGCAAACCTTtgctgaaagcagctgtgggTGTGTGACCATCAAGCTGTAAAACATCGTGTGAATTGGACTTAGTTACTAACAACATGCATTGATTGACTCAGGGGGTGCTAAATGAAACTTTCTTATTTTTgacaaatattttagaaaggTCTCCTGGAATCTGCTTCTTTtattatcataaaatatttGCCAAAAACCTCATGTGGAATTGGGAGTAGACTGGGTAGCCTGTTGTTTTTACTTCAGGTGAAGAGAAGGTGAAAGGCCTTATGCACCTAAACTGTTAATTTCTGAATGCTTAAACTGATAAAATCTCTCTGTCTTAGGGGATTTTTATAAAGCTGTCTGgggtgaggggaagggaaggtgggCTTCAGTGATCGCagcttctttatacagtttgCCATAATGGGCAAAGCACTTTGGTGATCTTAACAGTGATTAAACCAATTCTCATTTTTAAGTCTCTTACACTTAAATTCAGAGTTTTTCTTAAACATcttcaaacacagcaaaaattaCATTCTCTTTGTTTAGCCCAGCCAGAAGTTTTTCATGGCTAAAATAAGTGAATCATTGAGTATTTCCTGTAATGTGTCAGTAAAAGTCCAGCTCTTCTGTGTATTTCATGTATACCCACTGTATACTGTAACATCTGAAGTCCTGGATGCAGAAGTTGAAAttaccataaaataaaaatttacctTAGTGAATCTGCTGAGAGTAGGAATCTTCCATAACTGAATTGTATTTAAATCCTTGTACAATGAACTCTCCGTTTCTCTTTCagagttttattatttagatgTAAACTGGGTGTTTTGCAGTACACTGTTGTCAGACCGTTTACTACCATTATTGCTTTGTAAGTACACtgataaataattaatattgaTCTTCAGGATGTGATTCTGAGTTACACTGGAAAGAATATTCATGCCCTTTGTATTGAATCAAGGCAGTTTGAAAGCAGACTGGTGTTACATGCTAAATGGGTCCCAACAATTTGAATCAACCTATAATTTCTTTATGAGTTCTCTATAGCAAATGACTATTAGCAgaattgaaataataaatacttAATGCCAGCTTCTGTGTAATCAGTGGGATAGAATGTGAAGTACTGTTGGGGtgggaaacacatttttatgaTCTCTTAATTTTTagattcttttttcctcttcatttttttcattgactTTAACAATggagtatttttaaagacaggtCTCATGtaatctttaaaattttattaaactttGCACGTGACAAGCTTGACTGTGTGCCTTCATATCATATAGCCTGTGTTTGTAAAGGCATAGTAGGCAGTCATTAATGATGATGCTGAAAGCTTAATTTCATGAGCTTTGCATTGATGGTCATTGCTGTTAATTCTGTGGGACTGTGGAAGAAGTTGCTACTCACAATGAATATccatataaatatttctatattttatctatctatgtatatatatatatatatatgtaaaaatatatatatgctgTTGGAAACTGATTCTTGTGCAGGCCCCCATTGCCCATGTTTGAGTACCAGAAGAGGTTTTGAATTCTAAGAGTTGATTGATGTAATGAAGATGTAGCACTTGAGGGAAGTGATCTATTACTCCATAATgattaactttaaaaatttcttccagAATTTGTGAACTAGTGGGAGTGTATGATGAAGGAAACTTCAGCTTCAACAATGCATGGACTTACCTGGTTATACTTAACAACATGTCACAACTAGTGAGTATCAGGAGTACATCTTTCTGCTCTTTGAAGTCATCAGTATTATGTGAATCTTCTATGTGAACTGTTGGCAGTGATTGTGTTAATGTCTGGTAATTCTTACATGTAGaatattttccactgtaagTCAGAATTGCTGTCTGTTAGATATTATATATgaaaaccactggaaaaacagATAATCtaaaacttacattttttttactatgaAGCTCCATAAAGCAAGTACCTTTCTACCCCAAACTATTTGATGGGTGAGGTGGTATGGCCCAGGCATTAGAGCTGCAGACTTGCCCCTCTCTGGAAGAGATGACTCCACTTGCCCCCACAGCTTCCTCCCAGCACACATGCAAAGAATCAAATAAGTTAAAAATTCTGTGTTAAAAAGCTGGTGATAAgattcacaggaaaaaatgaaaatggtgTGTGCAGTGCTGAGATTCTGGCCTGCCCAACACCTTTTCAGCTGTCAGGTAATATCAGCGTAAGATGTCAGCCCCTAAAATTGAGAGTTTCATTTTGGAGTCCATGGATTGGTTTTACTTCTCTtggcaacagcagcaggagccagaacAGCATGACAACGGGGATCATTTGGAAATTCTGTCCTCCTCTTACTGCCACCCCTGTGTTTGATGGGTGACTGTTACAGAAGGAGCTGTAATTGCTTTCTGCTGTGACAacagtcccagcagcagcacgaaCTCTGTGTCCTGGTTGAAATGATTGgaatttcaggaataaaaaaaaattactttaaaacagAAAGGCAAAGATTCCATAAATCCAAAgtctctatttttaaaacacagataGCATTTTAAGGTTGTATCATATTGTGATACTTATTTTAGCTGTAGAGATGGTGTAAAACAACTCCCTCACAAAATAAACAAGGATTTGAAagctttcattaattttcttttccttgtcagTTTGCCATGTATTGTCTGGTGCTGTTTTATAAAGTACTGCGTGAGGAACTGAACCCTATCCAGCCTGTTGGCAAGTTCTTTTGTGTGAAGATGgtagtttttgtttctttctggtaAGTGAATTATTTACACATGACTTCTTGCTCTTAGGGTGGATCATAAAAGAGCTAAAAAGGCTGGATTTGTTACTGAGGTTAAAGGCCTTAAAAAATCTACCCATAATCTTAGTGAGCTGCAGTGAGGGGAAGAGGGTACAATGTGTTGGACAGAGCAGTCTTGTTCacttaagattattttttagaCTTGCTCTTTTGTAAGGTGATTCTGAAGAATATATTTTAGAATCTTCACTTGCAGTTGTTTCAAAactaaattttgtttttcctttttaaagtaaaaaacccctactttttcaaaataagttACTATAggttaaataaaaattgctgtttaAGCATTGCTCACACTTAGCTGCTAATGAGGGAGTGTATTTGACTACCAGAGCATTActctctgagctgcagcaatACCCTGAAAGAGAAGCAACTTGTTCTAAtgactgactggaaaaaaaactccCCTTTGGTTGTTTCTCTGTTGGTCTTTAGGGTCATGGATGAATGACACGTTAAGTTTGTTTCCTCCCCTTAAAATCTAAGGATATAAACAGAAAGGTTTTTTGTAAGATTCTTACTATGTATACCTATGACCAGATTTGCTTGCAGATTTTTGGCACTACTGCTACAATTCTAACACAAATACTTCTTCTAATAAATTATCTTTATAGGCAGGCTGTGCTCATTGCATTGCTGGTGAAAGTTGGTGTTATTTCTGAGAAACACACCTGGGATTGGCAAAGTGTGGAAGCTGTGGCTACAGGCTTACAGGTAGGAGCAGATGGTTATTTCTGGGCAGGAATGGTTATATGTAAGATGACATAGCTGATCTCAAGGAAATATCATCATACTGTGATTAACATGGGCTTGATTAGAACTGATTTATTCTAAGCCGGGCTAAGTTTCAGCCAATGAGCCCATGTGAGTTTTATGCTTCAACACTTCTGTATCCATATATTGGGCGGGAGGAATATGCCTCAGGGAAGTATGTCTGGATAGCcttgcattttttcttgcagGTATTCATTGTAGAGCTGCTGCTTGTTAAAATCTGTTAAAAGCAAGTCCTATATGTATGGCTCTCTGAAGGCTGCCAAGAATATCCTGGTGTAAAAGTAGCCAATGTCAGTGTCCCAGGGTAGTTGTAGCCTTCCAGTTATAGAAGAAACCCAGAACTATTTTTCTCCAGTTATGAATGATTAAGTCAGTGTCTCTGTCATTGCAGGATTTTATAATTTGTGTGGAGATGTTTCTGGCTGCTATTGCACATCACTACAGTTTTTCCTATAAACCTTATGTTCAAGAAGCTGAAGAAGGCTCATGCTTTGACTCCTTCCTTGCAATGTGGGATATTTCTGATCTAAGGGCAGATATATCTGAACAGGTTCGAAATGTTGGTAAGTAAGACAAGATTTGTACTATCTATTAACAGCATCTGTATTTCCAGCTTCAGGTCACACTCTTGCCCACCTTTATAGTAGCCTGAGAACGTTCTATTACCAAATCAGTGACAGGTGCATCCCTATAAGATTTCATGGTTTATCTGGCACTTTGCTCTTTCCAGAATTCCTGACTGACTTAGAGtctagtttttaatttttcttttaaaaagaaaaggttagGTAAGTAAtgtactttgtttttctcttaaatgGAAAGACatccttttatttattaaaactaGCAATGCCCATGTAAAACCAATACAAAACAAAGAGTCATCTTCTAATTTAACATGACTGTTTTAGAGTTGATGTGTTCAAAAACTGGTGTTCAAAGGATTAAATaatcttttcattttgcataaTTCTAGGAAGGACAGTTTTGGGCCAGccaaggaaaatgttttttgctGAGGATCATGAACAAAATGAGCATACAAGTTTACTGTCTTCATCTACTCAAGACCCAGTTTCTGATGCTTCTTCAATGCCATCTTCACCCATGGGTCACTATCAGGGGTTTGGACACACTGTGACCCCTCTCACAACACCGACGACAGCCCCTGCAGTCGATGGGATTTTTAACCCTTCTGCCAGTCAGGATGCTGAGGAATCACCTGAACTAGAGAACAACTTAGCAGGGAAAGCTTTGGATAAAAGTTAAGCTCGCTGTTTCTTTGAATGTGTCAAGGAGTCATTACATACTTGCCACATGTGTCCTGTTAACATGTACTATTAAGGATGAAAGTTGAAAAgcttggaaaagctgctgcatgGACAGGAAGAGGTTATGGTATGGCTGTAACTGACATCTGAATCCAGAATCTGTAATGGATGTGAGCATCTGTGAGTACCCCATGGCTATGAAACACGCACACTGTAAAGGTTTCTGCATAAATTTAAGCATCATTCCCTTAAACTGCTGAACGCTTCCACATCATATCAAAATTACACTGAATTTCATTAGtgcaaaagaaacatttgaaaaaaatcctctgctCATATAAAAAGGAAGTGCAAGTACGATTAGCAATGGGAAAGCTTAATTTGAAGAATGTAATTTAAGGAGGGCAGTAGCAAAAACTGTTTGTGTTAACTTTGCTTCTCTTAATGATGGTTAACTTCCAATGCTGAATGGAGTGTGGGTGAAATGATAGCTTCTGTACAGGTGCCACCTTCTTTCCCATTCCTATGTAGCTAAATCAAGTCCCTTCATGAAGATAGTTACTACAAAGCATTAGTAAAGAACCTCTACAAAGAAAACATTCCCTGCAGGCCTTGCTATCAAAGTCCATGCCCAGATCCTATGGTTGGTGTATCTGTTGTCCTTGAAGCTCATAGTTTGTAAGTCTTTTATATCCAGAAGAGACAGCCAGGATGGTAAGTTTTGGATTAATACTTTACCTTGACTATTCTTTTCCCCATCCTTCTAAAATAAGAATAATGGTTACTACCTTAAAATACATGGAGGGGGAATGAAGGGTATCAAAAAGGaagtagaaaacaaaactgatttatttattttaggctGCAGTAAGTTCTTTAACACTTaagttttttttaagctgttaaAGCAGGATATCTTGTGTCTGTAGTTATTTGTGTTCTTAAATTTGTGTCTGTGTGATTGTATTATGCTTCTAGTATAGCCTGGATTCAAATGTAATagctggttttttcccccagagaaGACCTTTGCTGAGGTATAACTATGTAGCTAGTCTAATACAGGAGTTACTAGGACTAGATTTCAGCCCAAGAAGCAGTACACTTGtaacaaaatgttattttgcaAGAAGTGACAATGTCAGAAGAGTATTGTTTTTATCCCATTATCAGATTTTTACTATTAACTGCATGTTTGCAATCtgacaaaaacaaccaaaccagtAGAGCACTACTTTTTAAAGGACAAGATCTtaagtttctttttc is from Corvus moneduloides isolate bCorMon1 chromosome 5, bCorMon1.pri, whole genome shotgun sequence and encodes:
- the TMEM184C gene encoding transmembrane protein 184C — its product is MPCTCGNWRRWIRPLVVLLYIVGLLVVVPLCVWELQKLEVGIHTKAWFIAGIFLLMTIPISLWGILQHLVHYTQPELQKPIIRILWMVPIYSLDSWIALKYPKIAIYVDTCRECYEAYVIYNFMVFLSNYLTNRYPNLVLIIEAKDQQRHLPPLCCCPSWAMGEVLLFRCKLGVLQYTVVRPFTTIIALICELVGVYDEGNFSFNNAWTYLVILNNMSQLFAMYCLVLFYKVLREELNPIQPVGKFFCVKMVVFVSFWQAVLIALLVKVGVISEKHTWDWQSVEAVATGLQDFIICVEMFLAAIAHHYSFSYKPYVQEAEEGSCFDSFLAMWDISDLRADISEQVRNVGRTVLGQPRKMFFAEDHEQNEHTSLLSSSTQDPVSDASSMPSSPMGHYQGFGHTVTPLTTPTTAPAVDGIFNPSASQDAEESPELENNLAGKALDKS